The following coding sequences are from one Streptomyces sp. NBC_01294 window:
- a CDS encoding immunity 49 family protein — MTIKDIARHDVSEQRIEQALDGIERQARHRWHTMQYDCYSDDELQALRDALLDHTAARTVADPRPGTAPSGTVLRTAAECALGLLSLACFPNGDQEISFTLIDEQLSSEDTDFAAVVELAATATIWLDAFALSVISGMVWERNLVLGLLLRSDYAPAIRDGAPHSTLESKSDPGELAEMNALCGYLAQAEGHLPRHWPSVTLCKPTADERAEATRQLDALAAPTPDQHLLRALLKDDQPAFEQALENRLVQHRESAPSDAAPRTLLPQKTIALAALAVQVHGWDIHVRSAYLPQTLLNAPEGAPSINA, encoded by the coding sequence ATGACGATCAAGGACATAGCCCGGCATGACGTGAGTGAACAGCGCATCGAGCAGGCACTCGACGGCATCGAACGCCAGGCCCGCCACCGCTGGCACACCATGCAGTACGACTGCTACTCCGATGACGAACTGCAGGCCCTGCGCGACGCACTCCTCGACCACACGGCCGCCCGCACGGTGGCGGACCCCCGGCCCGGCACCGCCCCGTCAGGCACCGTCCTGCGCACGGCAGCCGAGTGCGCCCTGGGACTCCTGAGCCTGGCCTGCTTCCCCAACGGCGACCAGGAGATCTCCTTCACCCTCATCGACGAGCAGCTCAGCAGCGAGGACACGGACTTCGCCGCCGTGGTGGAACTGGCGGCCACCGCGACGATCTGGCTGGACGCCTTCGCACTGTCCGTGATCAGCGGCATGGTCTGGGAACGCAACCTGGTCCTCGGACTGCTGCTGCGCAGCGACTACGCGCCTGCCATCCGTGACGGCGCCCCGCACTCGACGCTGGAATCGAAGTCGGACCCGGGCGAGCTGGCGGAGATGAACGCCCTGTGCGGCTACCTCGCCCAGGCCGAAGGGCACCTGCCCCGGCACTGGCCATCGGTCACGCTGTGCAAGCCGACCGCCGACGAACGCGCCGAGGCGACGCGGCAGCTGGATGCCCTCGCTGCACCGACGCCGGACCAGCACCTCCTGCGCGCGCTCTTGAAGGACGACCAGCCGGCCTTCGAACAGGCCCTGGAAAATCGCCTCGTCCAGCACCGGGAGAGCGCCCCTTCCGATGCGGCGCCCCGCACCCTCCTGCCGCAGAAGACCATCGCACTGGCCGCGCTGGCAGTCCAAGTACACGGCTGGGACATCCACGTCCGATCCGCCTACCTGCCGCAGACCCTGCTGAACGCCCCGGAAGGCGCCCCATCGATCAATGCCTGA
- a CDS encoding VOC family protein — protein MRLDHVSYAVARDSFVSTVQWIGSALGAGFVDGGVHPRFGTRNFILPLSGGTYVEVVTTLDHPAADRAPFGQAVARRAAEGGGWLGWVVSVDDIAPVEARLGRTSAEGHRVRPDGFDLRWKQIGLLELLEDPELPYFLQWLVPIEERPSADPRTSTTIHGVSIAGDAASIAEFLGEPADHPLDQIDVTWVEDEEPGLVSVEFATAHGPVTI, from the coding sequence GTGCGACTTGATCATGTGTCCTATGCGGTGGCCCGCGACAGCTTCGTCTCGACCGTCCAGTGGATCGGATCGGCCCTCGGCGCCGGGTTCGTCGACGGGGGCGTGCACCCGCGATTCGGAACCCGCAATTTTATTCTCCCGCTGAGCGGCGGCACCTACGTCGAGGTCGTCACCACACTCGACCACCCCGCCGCCGACCGCGCACCCTTCGGCCAGGCGGTCGCGCGCCGCGCCGCCGAGGGCGGCGGCTGGCTCGGTTGGGTGGTCTCCGTCGACGACATCGCCCCGGTCGAGGCCCGCCTCGGCCGCACCTCGGCCGAGGGCCACCGTGTCCGCCCCGACGGGTTCGACCTGAGGTGGAAGCAGATCGGCCTGCTGGAACTGCTGGAGGACCCGGAACTGCCCTACTTCCTTCAGTGGTTGGTCCCCATCGAGGAGCGCCCGAGCGCCGACCCGCGCACCTCCACCACCATCCACGGGGTCTCCATCGCCGGCGACGCCGCCTCCATCGCCGAATTCCTCGGCGAACCGGCCGACCACCCCCTCGACCAGATCGACGTCACCTGGGTCGAGGATGAGGAACCGGGCCTGGTCTCGGTCGAGTTCGCCACCGCCCACGGCCCGGTCACGATCTGA
- a CDS encoding DUF58 domain-containing protein: MALTGRAALLAALGSIPVGILEPSWTGMLAVNGPIALACAVDYALAAPVRSLLLARSGDTAVRLGEPADVHLTITNPGRRKLRARVRDAWPPSSWVPGTEAAASRHEVVVPAGERRRLTTRLLPTRRGDRQAARVTVRSYGPLGLWARQGSHLSPWTVRVLPPFTSRKHLPSRLARLRELDGRTSVLTRGEGTEFDSLRDYVPGDDTRSIDWRATARQNKVAVRTWRPERDRHILICLDTGRTSAGRVGDAPRLDSAMDAALLLAALATRAGDRVDLLAHDRRPRAQVQGRAAADTLPSFVNAMAPLEPELVETDSRTLVSTILRSAPRRSLVVLLTSLDAAPIEEGLLPLLPRLTQRHTVLLASVADPHIADMTKARGSVDAVYEAAAGTQTQAQRSRTADQLTRHGVHVVDATPDTLAPSLADAYLALKAAGRL, translated from the coding sequence ATGGCCCTCACCGGACGTGCCGCACTGCTCGCGGCCCTCGGCAGCATCCCGGTCGGCATCCTCGAACCCAGCTGGACGGGGATGCTCGCGGTCAACGGCCCGATCGCGCTGGCCTGCGCGGTCGACTACGCCCTCGCGGCGCCGGTCCGCAGCCTCCTGCTGGCCCGCTCCGGGGACACCGCCGTCCGCCTCGGCGAACCCGCGGACGTCCACCTGACCATCACCAACCCCGGCCGGCGCAAGCTGCGCGCGCGCGTCCGCGACGCCTGGCCCCCGAGCAGCTGGGTCCCGGGCACGGAGGCCGCGGCATCCCGCCACGAGGTGGTCGTCCCCGCCGGCGAACGCCGCCGGCTGACCACCCGCCTGCTCCCCACCCGCCGCGGCGACCGCCAGGCCGCCCGCGTCACCGTCCGCTCGTACGGCCCCCTGGGCCTGTGGGCCCGCCAGGGCTCCCACCTGTCCCCCTGGACGGTCCGGGTCCTGCCGCCCTTCACCAGCCGCAAGCACCTCCCGTCCCGGCTTGCCCGCCTGCGCGAACTGGACGGCCGCACCAGCGTCCTGACCCGCGGTGAGGGCACCGAGTTCGACAGCCTGCGCGACTACGTCCCCGGCGACGACACCCGCTCCATCGACTGGCGCGCCACGGCCCGCCAGAACAAGGTGGCCGTCCGCACCTGGCGCCCCGAACGCGACCGGCACATCCTCATCTGCCTGGACACCGGCCGTACGTCGGCGGGCCGCGTCGGCGACGCCCCCCGCCTGGACTCCGCCATGGACGCCGCCCTGCTCCTGGCCGCCCTGGCCACCCGCGCCGGCGACCGCGTGGACCTCCTGGCCCACGACCGCCGCCCGCGCGCCCAGGTCCAGGGACGCGCGGCAGCCGACACCCTTCCGTCCTTCGTGAACGCGATGGCACCCCTCGAACCGGAACTGGTCGAGACGGACTCCCGCACCCTGGTCTCCACCATCCTCCGCAGCGCCCCGCGCCGTTCCCTGGTGGTCCTCCTGACGAGCCTGGACGCGGCCCCGATCGAAGAGGGCCTGCTCCCGCTGCTCCCGCGTCTCACGCAGCGCCACACGGTTCTGCTGGCCTCGGTCGCCGACCCCCACATCGCGGACATGACCAAGGCCCGCGGCAGCGTGGACGCGGTCTACGAAGCCGCGGCCGGCACCCAGACCCAGGCCCAGCGCAGCCGCACGGCCGACCAGCTCACCCGCCACGGCGTCCACGTGGTCGACGCCACCCCGGACACCCTGGCCCCGTCCCTGGCCGACGCCTACCTGGCCCTCAAGGCCGCCGGCCGCCTCTGA
- a CDS encoding AAA family ATPase: MTYPATESTAATADSARASLEALRTEIGKAVVGQDSAVTGLVVALLCRGHVLLEGVPGVAKTLLVRALAASLELDTKRVQFTPDLMPSDVTGSLVYDARTAEFSFQNGPVFTNLLLADEINRTPPKTQSSLLEAMEERQVTVDGTPRALPEPFLVAATMNPVEYEGTYPLPEAQLDRFLLKLTVPLPSRDDEIGVLTRHAAGFNPRDLHAAGIRPVAGPAQLEAAREAVAKVSVSPEIAGYVVDICRATRESPSLTLGVSPRGATALLATARAWAWLTGRDYVTPDDVKALSLPTLRHRVQLRPEAEMEGVTADAVITAILSHVPVPR, encoded by the coding sequence ATGACGTACCCGGCCACCGAGTCCACGGCTGCGACCGCGGACAGCGCCCGCGCTTCCCTCGAAGCGCTCCGCACCGAGATCGGCAAGGCCGTGGTCGGTCAGGACTCCGCCGTCACCGGCCTCGTCGTCGCGCTCCTGTGCCGCGGCCACGTCCTGCTCGAAGGGGTCCCCGGCGTCGCGAAGACCCTCCTCGTACGGGCCCTGGCCGCATCCCTGGAACTCGACACCAAGCGCGTCCAGTTCACCCCGGACCTGATGCCGAGCGACGTCACCGGCTCGCTCGTCTACGACGCCCGCACCGCCGAGTTCTCCTTCCAGAACGGCCCCGTCTTCACCAACCTGCTCCTCGCGGACGAGATCAACCGGACCCCGCCCAAGACCCAGTCCTCGCTCCTCGAAGCCATGGAGGAGCGCCAGGTCACGGTCGACGGCACCCCCCGCGCCCTCCCGGAGCCCTTCCTCGTCGCCGCCACCATGAACCCGGTCGAGTACGAGGGCACGTATCCCCTCCCGGAAGCCCAGCTGGACCGCTTCCTCCTCAAGCTCACCGTCCCCCTCCCCTCCCGCGACGACGAGATCGGCGTCCTGACCCGGCACGCCGCCGGCTTCAACCCCCGCGACCTGCACGCCGCGGGCATCCGCCCGGTGGCGGGCCCCGCCCAACTCGAAGCCGCCCGCGAGGCCGTGGCCAAGGTCTCCGTCTCCCCCGAGATCGCCGGCTACGTCGTCGACATCTGCCGCGCCACCCGCGAATCGCCGTCGCTCACCCTCGGCGTCTCCCCGCGCGGCGCGACCGCCCTGCTGGCCACGGCCCGCGCCTGGGCCTGGCTCACCGGCCGCGACTACGTCACCCCCGACGACGTCAAGGCCCTCTCCCTCCCGACCCTGCGCCACCGCGTCCAGCTGCGCCCGGAAGCGGAGATGGAGGGAGTCACGGCCGACGCCGTCATCACGGCGATCCTCTCCCACGTCCCCGTCCCGCGCTGA
- a CDS encoding DUF4350 domain-containing protein, whose product MTHPQDPGTTGHAPGMTHPHDPDASGRDADTTGPHPAVTPAAPATDPAAPASTPAAPASTPAAPASTPAAPASTPAAPASTPAAPASTPAAPGTSTALGAAAVWQRARGFLLAFAMLIATGVALAAFNSGENRGALDPRSADPSGSRAVAELLKERGVTTRVVTRTQDAADAAGPGTTLLVTDPDLLAPRQLSALKAAIDLSGGRTVLVSPGRASLATLAPGVRARPSGSDELRAPSCALPAAQAAGSAETGSQYGYRTGDPKATACYPDDGHATLLLLPAQAGGDTVLLGSGRILQNEALASEGNASLALQTLGSHPRLVWYLPSPAEAAASGGEAGDKSLFDLIPAGWSWALLQLFLAAVLAALWRARRLGPLVTENLPVVIRASEATEGRARLYRKAGARDRAATVLRAATRERLAALVGVPHTQAHEPAALAPAVSARLSGEPRDVTALLFGTTPSDDAALVALADHLDALEREVRTS is encoded by the coding sequence ATGACCCACCCTCAGGACCCCGGCACGACCGGCCACGCCCCCGGCATGACGCACCCTCACGACCCGGACGCATCAGGCCGGGACGCCGACACGACCGGCCCACACCCGGCCGTCACACCGGCAGCACCAGCCACCGACCCGGCGGCCCCGGCCTCCACACCGGCGGCCCCGGCCTCCACACCGGCGGCCCCGGCCTCCACACCGGCGGCCCCGGCCTCCACACCGGCGGCCCCGGCCTCCACACCGGCGGCCCCGGCCTCCACACCGGCGGCCCCCGGCACCTCCACCGCCCTCGGCGCCGCCGCCGTCTGGCAGCGCGCCCGCGGCTTCCTCCTCGCCTTCGCCATGCTCATCGCCACCGGCGTCGCGCTGGCCGCCTTCAACTCCGGCGAGAACCGCGGCGCCCTCGACCCGCGTTCCGCCGACCCCAGCGGCAGCCGCGCCGTCGCCGAACTCCTGAAGGAACGCGGGGTCACCACCCGGGTGGTGACCCGCACTCAGGACGCCGCCGACGCCGCCGGTCCCGGCACCACCCTGCTGGTCACCGACCCCGACCTCCTGGCCCCCCGGCAGCTGTCCGCCCTCAAGGCCGCCATCGACCTGTCCGGCGGACGCACCGTCCTCGTCTCCCCCGGCCGCGCCTCCCTCGCCACCCTGGCCCCCGGCGTCCGGGCCCGCCCCTCTGGTTCCGACGAGCTCCGCGCACCCTCCTGCGCGCTGCCCGCCGCCCAGGCGGCCGGATCCGCCGAGACCGGCAGCCAGTACGGCTACCGCACCGGCGACCCCAAGGCCACCGCCTGCTACCCGGACGACGGCCACGCCACCCTGCTGCTCCTGCCGGCCCAAGCCGGCGGCGACACCGTCCTCCTCGGCTCCGGCCGCATCCTGCAGAACGAGGCCCTCGCCTCCGAGGGCAACGCCTCCCTGGCCCTGCAGACCCTCGGCAGCCACCCCCGGCTCGTCTGGTACCTGCCCTCCCCCGCCGAGGCCGCCGCGTCCGGCGGCGAGGCCGGGGACAAGAGCCTCTTCGACCTCATCCCGGCCGGCTGGTCCTGGGCCCTGCTCCAGCTCTTCCTCGCCGCCGTCCTCGCCGCCCTCTGGCGCGCCCGCCGACTGGGTCCCCTCGTCACCGAGAACCTCCCCGTCGTCATCCGCGCCTCCGAGGCCACCGAGGGCCGCGCCCGCCTGTACCGCAAAGCCGGCGCCCGCGACCGCGCCGCCACCGTGCTGCGCGCCGCCACCCGCGAACGCCTGGCCGCACTGGTCGGCGTACCGCACACCCAGGCCCACGAACCCGCGGCCCTGGCCCCGGCCGTCTCCGCCCGCCTCTCCGGCGAGCCCCGGGACGTGACCGCACTCCTCTTCGGCACCACCCCCTCCGACGACGCGGCACTCGTCGCGCTCGCCGACCACCTCGACGCCCTCGAAAGAGAGGTCCGTACGTCATGA
- a CDS encoding DUF4129 domain-containing protein, which yields MTSPGGLPISETPPVTTPREAASEAAERELSKPMYHENDPSLLDRAVRRLLDWVDDLFGAAAGATPGGTLGVVVIVLLIVLAVALLWWRLGTPAKVPAGAGALLGERVRSAADYRTEADAHAAAGRWTEAVQARMRALVRSLEERTLLDPRPGRTADEAAAEAAVTLPGHAADLRTAARVFDDVTYGGRVGDQAMYARLRDLDTAVERTRPALTGITGATA from the coding sequence ATGACCAGCCCGGGGGGACTGCCCATCAGCGAGACACCGCCGGTGACGACACCGCGCGAGGCCGCCAGCGAGGCCGCCGAACGCGAATTGTCCAAGCCGATGTACCACGAGAACGACCCCAGCCTGCTGGACCGCGCCGTGCGCCGCCTCCTCGACTGGGTGGACGACCTGTTCGGCGCCGCCGCCGGGGCGACCCCCGGCGGCACGCTGGGCGTCGTCGTGATCGTCCTGCTGATCGTGCTGGCCGTGGCGCTGCTCTGGTGGCGCCTCGGCACCCCCGCGAAGGTCCCCGCAGGAGCCGGCGCCCTGCTGGGCGAACGCGTCCGCAGCGCCGCCGACTACCGCACCGAGGCCGACGCGCACGCCGCCGCCGGCCGCTGGACCGAGGCCGTCCAGGCCCGCATGCGGGCCCTCGTCCGGTCCCTGGAGGAGCGCACCCTGCTGGATCCCCGCCCCGGCCGCACCGCCGACGAGGCCGCGGCCGAGGCCGCGGTCACCCTGCCGGGCCACGCCGCGGACCTCCGCACGGCCGCCCGCGTCTTCGACGACGTCACCTACGGCGGCCGCGTCGGCGACCAGGCCATGTACGCACGCCTCCGCGACCTCGACACGGCCGTCGAACGCACCCGGCCCGCCCTGACCGGGATCACGGGGGCCACCGCATGA
- the mtrA gene encoding two-component system response regulator MtrA, protein MMSTMKGRVLVVDDDTALAEMLGIVLRGEGFEPSFVADGDKALAAFREAKPDLVLLDLMLPGRDGIEVCRLIRAESGVPIVMLTAKSDTVDVVVGLESGADDYIVKPFKPKELVARIRARLRRSEEPAPEQLAIGDLVIDVAGHSVKRDGASIALTPLEFDLLVALARKPWQVFTREVLLEQVWGYRHAADTRLVNVHVQRLRSKVEKDPERPEIVVTVRGVGYKAGPS, encoded by the coding sequence ATGATGTCAACCATGAAGGGACGCGTCCTTGTCGTCGACGACGACACCGCGCTGGCCGAGATGCTCGGCATTGTGCTGCGTGGAGAAGGTTTTGAGCCGTCGTTCGTAGCAGACGGTGACAAGGCACTTGCTGCCTTCCGGGAGGCGAAGCCGGACCTGGTGCTGCTCGACCTCATGCTGCCCGGAAGGGACGGCATAGAGGTCTGCAGGCTGATTCGTGCCGAGTCCGGCGTGCCGATCGTCATGCTCACCGCCAAGAGCGACACGGTGGACGTGGTTGTGGGCCTGGAGTCCGGGGCCGACGACTACATCGTCAAGCCGTTCAAGCCGAAGGAGCTGGTGGCCCGTATCCGGGCCCGCCTGCGCCGCTCGGAGGAGCCCGCGCCCGAGCAGCTGGCCATCGGTGACCTGGTCATCGACGTGGCCGGGCACTCGGTCAAGCGGGACGGTGCCTCCATCGCCCTGACCCCGCTCGAGTTCGACCTGCTGGTCGCCCTCGCGCGCAAGCCCTGGCAGGTGTTCACCCGTGAGGTGCTGCTGGAGCAGGTCTGGGGCTACCGGCACGCGGCGGACACCCGTCTGGTCAACGTGCATGTGCAGCGCCTGCGCTCCAAGGTCGAGAAGGACCCGGAGCGCCCCGAGATCGTCGTGACGGTGCGCGGTGTCGGCTACAAGGCCGGACCCAGCTGA
- the mtrB gene encoding MtrAB system histidine kinase MtrB, with protein sequence MQSGTSGGDRRGSRWGNLRAGRLLREGAPGSSVLRLCVRLVRRPLLPAVRLWRRNIQLRVVAATLLISLAVVLALGFVVIAQVSRGLLEAKEEAAQSQAAGGFAVAQEKANAPATVDGPDAIDNKVGRDASTWMNSLVKQLASGGQTAFEVVVLGAGTGEQPLPGAQGVKGARASGNVDPTASVPLSLRRAVNHATGAFKTFSEIRYTSGDGKKAPEPALVIGKRLSDINGDPYDLYYLFPLTQEEESLNLIKVTIVTAGLFVVVLLCGIAWLVVRQVVTPVRMAAGIAERLSAGRLQERMKVTGEDDIARLGEAFNKMAQNLQLKIQQLEELSRMQRRFVSDVSHELRTPLTTVRMAADVIHDARVDFDPITARSAELLAGQLDRFESLLADLLEISRFDAGAAALEAEPIDLRDVVRRVIDAAEPLAEHKGTRIRVLGDTQPVIAEADARRVERVLRNLVVNAVEHGEGRDVVVRLASAGGAVAVAVRDYGVGLKPGEATRVFNRFWRADPARARTTGGTGLGLSIAVEDARLHGGWLQAWGEPGGGSQFRLTLPRTADEPLRGSPIPLEPEDSRANRARAATEAAGRAAADHPPADAGDRSPIPPRSPVGGALPVPADPTALPGNGARVVARPAEQAQQAEQAQQEDRADGR encoded by the coding sequence GTGCAGTCCGGCACGTCCGGCGGGGACCGGCGCGGTTCCCGCTGGGGGAACCTGCGCGCCGGCCGGCTGCTCCGTGAGGGAGCGCCGGGCAGCTCCGTGCTGCGGCTGTGCGTACGCCTCGTACGCCGGCCGCTGCTTCCGGCTGTCCGGCTGTGGCGCCGCAACATCCAGCTCCGGGTCGTCGCCGCCACTCTGCTGATCTCGCTCGCCGTGGTCCTCGCGCTGGGCTTCGTCGTCATCGCCCAGGTCAGCAGGGGCCTCCTCGAAGCCAAGGAGGAGGCCGCGCAGAGCCAGGCCGCGGGAGGGTTCGCGGTCGCACAGGAGAAGGCCAACGCCCCCGCCACCGTGGACGGGCCCGACGCCATCGACAACAAGGTCGGCCGGGACGCAAGTACGTGGATGAACTCGCTGGTCAAGCAGTTGGCCAGTGGCGGCCAGACCGCCTTCGAGGTCGTCGTGCTCGGTGCGGGCACCGGTGAGCAGCCGCTGCCCGGCGCCCAGGGCGTCAAGGGCGCCCGCGCCTCCGGCAACGTGGACCCGACCGCGAGCGTCCCGCTGTCGCTGCGCCGGGCCGTCAACCACGCCACCGGCGCCTTCAAGACCTTCTCCGAGATCCGGTACACCAGCGGGGACGGGAAGAAGGCGCCCGAGCCCGCGCTGGTCATCGGCAAGCGGCTCTCGGACATCAACGGGGACCCGTACGACCTGTACTACCTCTTCCCGCTCACGCAGGAGGAGGAGTCCCTCAACCTGATCAAGGTCACCATCGTGACCGCCGGGCTGTTCGTCGTCGTCCTGCTCTGCGGCATCGCCTGGCTCGTCGTGCGCCAGGTCGTGACCCCCGTGCGGATGGCCGCCGGGATCGCCGAGCGGCTCTCGGCCGGCCGGCTCCAGGAGCGGATGAAGGTCACCGGCGAGGACGACATCGCGCGCCTCGGCGAGGCCTTCAACAAGATGGCGCAGAACCTCCAGCTCAAGATCCAGCAGCTGGAGGAGCTGTCCCGGATGCAGCGCCGTTTCGTCTCGGACGTCTCGCACGAGCTGCGCACCCCGCTGACGACGGTACGGATGGCGGCCGACGTCATCCACGACGCCCGGGTCGACTTCGACCCGATCACCGCGCGCTCCGCCGAGCTGCTCGCCGGGCAGCTCGACCGCTTCGAGTCGCTCCTCGCCGACCTGCTGGAGATCAGCCGGTTCGACGCGGGCGCGGCCGCCCTGGAGGCCGAGCCGATCGACCTGCGGGACGTCGTGCGCCGCGTCATCGACGCGGCCGAGCCGCTCGCCGAGCACAAGGGCACCCGCATCCGGGTCCTCGGGGACACCCAGCCGGTCATCGCCGAGGCGGACGCCCGGCGCGTGGAGCGGGTGCTGCGCAATCTGGTCGTCAACGCCGTGGAGCACGGCGAGGGCCGCGACGTGGTGGTCCGGCTGGCGTCCGCGGGCGGCGCCGTCGCCGTCGCCGTACGGGACTACGGCGTCGGGCTCAAGCCCGGCGAGGCCACCCGCGTCTTCAACCGCTTCTGGCGGGCCGACCCCGCGCGGGCGCGCACGACCGGCGGGACCGGCCTCGGCCTGTCCATCGCCGTCGAGGACGCCCGGCTGCACGGAGGCTGGCTGCAGGCCTGGGGCGAGCCGGGCGGCGGCTCGCAGTTCCGCCTGACCCTGCCGCGCACGGCCGACGAGCCGCTGCGGGGCTCGCCCATCCCGCTGGAACCCGAGGACTCCCGCGCCAACCGGGCCAGGGCCGCCACCGAGGCCGCGGGCCGGGCCGCCGCGGACCACCCGCCCGCGGACGCCGGTGACCGGTCGCCGATACCGCCGCGGTCGCCGGTCGGCGGAGCGCTGCCGGTGCCCGCCGACCCGACGGCCCTGCCGGGCAACGGGGCCCGTGTCGTGGCCCGACCCGCCGAGCAGGCACAACAGGCCGAGCAGGCACAACAGGAGGACCGAGCCGATGGACGCTGA
- a CDS encoding LpqB family beta-propeller domain-containing protein has protein sequence MDAEPEDARAGRARVRGRRSRTVRAYALGAAGLLLAGCASMPDHGEIRPVQASQGVDSQVRVFGVPPADKASAADIVDGFLEAMTSDDPQLETARKYLTETAAKEWRPGSAVTVLSSGLNRVSVRGEKDPDGPRWKVTGKKLATVDERSAYQPETGNGQYEEFLQLVQDEDKQWRISTPPSGLVLSESDFQRIYMPVNKYYFAGGSLVADPVYVRQRTDPDSRMDPTTQTVQSLLAGPSRWLGPVVESSFPTGTELREGTKSLSYDGQNTLRVPLNDKVENVAQPQCKKMATQLLYTVKDLTGSRLDQVEVLRSDGKSSTSLCSVTEVSAAAIAGRPKIPEFQYFVDNDKRLVRMKLDTGSEDEQNSPDTVPGPLTTPPGFKVNSAAVSYDERRAAVVSDDGHGLYVVSLVGGGPMPQPMLPGRGGKTVTLTAPSWDASGDLWVAERDPQHLGLWRVPGGAGTAEKVPVAGLDGRRIASLKVSSDGVRIALLVEEGALKKLYTGRIERPDGKGDSSAVSVRELRPAAPQMADVTAMSWAPHGRLLVVGRESGGVQQARYMLADGSMVAASLPGATGLSAVAVAATEDESKPKPVVAYSDDDGIVWLPPGAQWRTVTVAAGGRAPVYPG, from the coding sequence ATGGACGCTGAGCCCGAGGACGCGCGCGCCGGGCGTGCGCGGGTACGGGGCCGGCGGTCGCGCACCGTACGGGCGTACGCCCTCGGCGCGGCCGGGCTGCTGCTCGCCGGCTGCGCGTCGATGCCCGACCACGGCGAGATCCGCCCGGTGCAGGCGTCGCAGGGCGTCGACTCCCAGGTCCGGGTGTTCGGTGTACCGCCCGCCGACAAGGCCAGCGCGGCCGACATCGTCGACGGCTTCCTGGAGGCGATGACCAGCGACGACCCGCAGCTGGAGACCGCCCGCAAGTACCTCACCGAGACCGCGGCGAAGGAGTGGAGGCCGGGCTCGGCCGTCACCGTGCTCTCCTCCGGCCTCAACCGGGTCTCGGTCCGCGGCGAGAAGGACCCCGACGGGCCCCGCTGGAAGGTGACCGGCAAGAAGCTCGCGACCGTGGACGAGCGCAGCGCCTACCAGCCGGAGACCGGCAACGGGCAGTACGAGGAGTTCCTCCAGCTCGTCCAGGACGAGGACAAGCAGTGGCGGATCTCGACCCCGCCCAGCGGCCTCGTGCTCAGCGAGTCGGACTTCCAGCGCATCTACATGCCGGTCAACAAGTACTACTTCGCGGGCGGCTCGCTCGTCGCCGACCCCGTCTACGTGCGCCAGCGCACCGACCCCGACTCGCGGATGGACCCGACCACGCAGACCGTGCAGTCGCTGCTCGCCGGGCCGTCCAGGTGGCTCGGTCCCGTCGTGGAGTCCAGCTTCCCCACCGGGACGGAACTGCGCGAGGGCACCAAGTCCCTTTCGTACGACGGCCAGAACACGCTGCGCGTGCCGCTCAACGACAAGGTCGAGAACGTCGCGCAGCCGCAGTGCAAGAAGATGGCGACCCAACTCCTGTACACGGTCAAGGACCTGACGGGCTCCCGGCTCGACCAGGTCGAAGTGCTGCGCTCCGACGGCAAGTCGTCGACCTCGCTGTGCTCGGTGACCGAGGTGAGCGCGGCCGCGATCGCGGGCCGGCCCAAGATCCCCGAGTTCCAGTACTTCGTCGACAACGACAAGCGCCTGGTCCGGATGAAGCTGGACACGGGCAGCGAGGACGAGCAGAACAGCCCCGACACGGTGCCGGGGCCGCTGACGACCCCTCCCGGGTTCAAGGTCAACTCGGCGGCGGTGTCGTACGACGAGCGGCGCGCGGCCGTGGTCTCCGACGACGGGCACGGACTGTACGTGGTGTCGCTGGTCGGCGGCGGGCCCATGCCGCAGCCGATGCTGCCGGGCCGGGGCGGCAAGACGGTCACGCTCACCGCGCCCAGCTGGGACGCGTCGGGCGACCTGTGGGTCGCGGAGCGCGACCCGCAGCACCTCGGGCTGTGGCGGGTGCCGGGAGGGGCCGGGACCGCCGAGAAGGTCCCGGTGGCCGGGCTCGACGGCAGGCGGATCGCCTCGCTGAAGGTGTCCTCCGACGGGGTGCGGATCGCGCTGCTCGTGGAGGAGGGCGCCCTGAAGAAGCTGTACACCGGGCGGATCGAACGGCCCGACGGCAAGGGCGACTCCTCGGCGGTGTCGGTGCGCGAGCTGCGCCCGGCCGCCCCGCAGATGGCGGACGTGACGGCGATGAGCTGGGCGCCGCACGGCCGGCTGCTCGTGGTGGGCCGGGAGAGCGGCGGTGTCCAGCAGGCCCGCTACATGCTGGCCGACGGCTCGATGGTCGCGGCGAGCCTGCCCGGGGCGACCGGGCTGTCCGCGGTCGCCGTCGCGGCCACGGAGGACGAGTCGAAGCCGAAGCCCGTGGTGGCGTACTCGGACGATGACGGGATCGTGTGGCTGCCGCCGGGGGCGCAGTGGCGCACGGTGACGGTGGCGGCCGGCGGCCGGGCTCCGGTCTACCCGGGCTGA